Proteins found in one Primulina eburnea isolate SZY01 chromosome 16, ASM2296580v1, whole genome shotgun sequence genomic segment:
- the LOC140816816 gene encoding uncharacterized protein isoform X3, with product MATAAIPVLHLRPPFCKFVSPFAHSRNPCHIPSFPQCKTFKFKYLTKVPFAVTESSDSPKSLDSDPQILLQELADCFDLPSDYFSKLPRDLRLDLNDAAFDLSNGPVKNECGEEMGQTLLDISRAWELAETSTSAKLVSKLPLLVGSLTSFNKSALGKHLVSAGRRFQSMGQYGQGELQKIAKVMIKAGKLLSESLVSEVANEEPKQESRMLKFGELQAELTQENAYIGAGIGFIFGSKHPKHARELLRVCK from the exons ATGGCGACAGCGGCGATTCCCGTTCTTCATCTTCGGCCTCCCTTCTGCAAATTCGTTTCCCCTTTTGCCCATTCGCGAAATCCCTGCCATATCCCCTCTTTCCCTCAATGCAAAACCTTTAAGTTCAAATACCTGACAAAGGTTCCGTTTGCTGTTACAGAATCGTCTGATTCCCCCAAGTCCCTGGACTCCGACCCACAAATTCTGCTTCAGGAACTTGCA GATTGTTTTGATCTTCCTTCGGATTATTTTTCGAAGCTACCGCGGGATCTTCGCCTTGAT CTGAATGATGCTGCCTTTGATCTTTCGAATGGGCCTGTAAAAAATGAG TGTGGTGAAGAGATGGGACAGACTTTGTTAGATATAAGTCGAGCATGGGAACTTGCAGAAACTTCTACTTCAGCAAAATTAGTGAGCAAGCTCCCTTTGTTAGTGGGTTCCCTTACTAGCTTTAATAAATCAG CACTTGGAAAGCACTTGGTGTCTGCTGGGAGGAGGTTCCAGTCGATGGGACAATATGGTCAGGGTGAACTTCAAAAG ATCGCCAAAGTGATGATTAAAGCAGGAAAACTATTGTCCGAGAGCCTTGTATCTGAGGTAGCCAATGAAGAGCCTAAACAGGAATCGAGGATGCTGAAG TTTGGCGAGCTTCAGGCTGAACTTACTCAAGAAAACGCATATATTGGAGCTGGCATTGGCTTTATTTTTGG GTCAAAGCATCCAAAGCACGCCAGAGAGCTCCTTAGAGTATGCAAGTGA
- the LOC140816816 gene encoding uncharacterized protein isoform X2 — MATAAIPVLHLRPPFCKFVSPFAHSRNPCHIPSFPQCKTFKFKYLTKVPFAVTESSDSPKSLDSDPQILLQELADCFDLPSDYFSKLPRDLRLDLNDAAFDLSNGPVKNECGEEMGQTLLDISRAWELAETSTSAKLVSKLPLLVGSLTSFNKSALGKHLVSAGRRFQSMGQYGQGELQKIAKVMIKAGKLLSESLVSEVANEEPKQESRMLKFGELQAELTQENAYIGAGIGFIFGILSWQLGQSIQSTPESSLEYASDNALLLAK; from the exons ATGGCGACAGCGGCGATTCCCGTTCTTCATCTTCGGCCTCCCTTCTGCAAATTCGTTTCCCCTTTTGCCCATTCGCGAAATCCCTGCCATATCCCCTCTTTCCCTCAATGCAAAACCTTTAAGTTCAAATACCTGACAAAGGTTCCGTTTGCTGTTACAGAATCGTCTGATTCCCCCAAGTCCCTGGACTCCGACCCACAAATTCTGCTTCAGGAACTTGCA GATTGTTTTGATCTTCCTTCGGATTATTTTTCGAAGCTACCGCGGGATCTTCGCCTTGAT CTGAATGATGCTGCCTTTGATCTTTCGAATGGGCCTGTAAAAAATGAG TGTGGTGAAGAGATGGGACAGACTTTGTTAGATATAAGTCGAGCATGGGAACTTGCAGAAACTTCTACTTCAGCAAAATTAGTGAGCAAGCTCCCTTTGTTAGTGGGTTCCCTTACTAGCTTTAATAAATCAG CACTTGGAAAGCACTTGGTGTCTGCTGGGAGGAGGTTCCAGTCGATGGGACAATATGGTCAGGGTGAACTTCAAAAG ATCGCCAAAGTGATGATTAAAGCAGGAAAACTATTGTCCGAGAGCCTTGTATCTGAGGTAGCCAATGAAGAGCCTAAACAGGAATCGAGGATGCTGAAG TTTGGCGAGCTTCAGGCTGAACTTACTCAAGAAAACGCATATATTGGAGCTGGCATTGGCTTTATTTTTGG GATTCTTTCGTGGCAACTAGGTCAAAGCATCCAAAGCACGCCAGAGAGCTCCTTAGAGTATGCAAGTGATAATGCTTTGCTTCTTGCTAAG TAA
- the LOC140816816 gene encoding uncharacterized protein isoform X1: MATAAIPVLHLRPPFCKFVSPFAHSRNPCHIPSFPQCKTFKFKYLTKVPFAVTESSDSPKSLDSDPQILLQELADCFDLPSDYFSKLPRDLRLDLNDAAFDLSNGPVKNECGEEMGQTLLDISRAWELAETSTSAKLVSKLPLLVGSLTSFNKSALGKHLVSAGRRFQSMGQYGQGELQKIAKVMIKAGKLLSESLVSEVANEEPKQESRMLKFGELQAELTQENAYIGAGIGFIFGILSWQLGQSIQSTPESSLEYASDNALLLAKSLRGALLVLSYSSAVLSAIATAGLIVLGGQLNSKGK; encoded by the exons ATGGCGACAGCGGCGATTCCCGTTCTTCATCTTCGGCCTCCCTTCTGCAAATTCGTTTCCCCTTTTGCCCATTCGCGAAATCCCTGCCATATCCCCTCTTTCCCTCAATGCAAAACCTTTAAGTTCAAATACCTGACAAAGGTTCCGTTTGCTGTTACAGAATCGTCTGATTCCCCCAAGTCCCTGGACTCCGACCCACAAATTCTGCTTCAGGAACTTGCA GATTGTTTTGATCTTCCTTCGGATTATTTTTCGAAGCTACCGCGGGATCTTCGCCTTGAT CTGAATGATGCTGCCTTTGATCTTTCGAATGGGCCTGTAAAAAATGAG TGTGGTGAAGAGATGGGACAGACTTTGTTAGATATAAGTCGAGCATGGGAACTTGCAGAAACTTCTACTTCAGCAAAATTAGTGAGCAAGCTCCCTTTGTTAGTGGGTTCCCTTACTAGCTTTAATAAATCAG CACTTGGAAAGCACTTGGTGTCTGCTGGGAGGAGGTTCCAGTCGATGGGACAATATGGTCAGGGTGAACTTCAAAAG ATCGCCAAAGTGATGATTAAAGCAGGAAAACTATTGTCCGAGAGCCTTGTATCTGAGGTAGCCAATGAAGAGCCTAAACAGGAATCGAGGATGCTGAAG TTTGGCGAGCTTCAGGCTGAACTTACTCAAGAAAACGCATATATTGGAGCTGGCATTGGCTTTATTTTTGG GATTCTTTCGTGGCAACTAGGTCAAAGCATCCAAAGCACGCCAGAGAGCTCCTTAGAGTATGCAAGTGATAATGCTTTGCTTCTTGCTAAG TCATTACGTGGAGCTCTACTCGTGCTTTCCTATTCTTCAGCGGTGTTGTCTGCTATCGCAACGGCAGGACTTATCGTACTTGGAGGACAATTGAATTCAAAAGGAAAATGA
- the LOC140817306 gene encoding flavonoid 3',5'-methyltransferase-like: protein MKDKFTGTILRSNALCKYILETAYPREHEQLKEIRMATVDKYNFMSMMNVPADEGLFLSMLLKIMNANKTIEIGVFTGYSLLSTALALPDDGKIVAIDPDREAFETGLPFIQKANVAHKIQFIQSDANIVLKEFVDNGESETFDFAFVDADKDNYINYHEKLLKLVKVGGIIAYDNTLWGGSVAISEEDEMENYLRVWRQPVIDFNDFLAKDSRIELALLSVGDGLTLCKRLK, encoded by the exons ATGAAAGACAAGTTTACAGGCACCATTCTTCGGAGCAATGCTCTTTGCAAG TACATCTTGGAAACTGCGTATCCCAGAGAGCATGAACAACTCAAAGAAATAAGGATGGCTACTGTTGACAAATATAATTTCAT GAGCATGATGAACGTACCTGCCGACGAGGGATTGTTTTTATCAATGTTGTTGAAGATTATGAATGCAAACAAGACGATCGAAATCGGAGTTTTTACTGGATACTCACTTCTATCGACTGCCCTAGCCCTCCCGGATGATGGAAAA ATTGTAGCTATTGATCCAGATAGGGAAGCATTTGAGACCGGATTGCCATTTATCCAAAAGGCAAACGTAGCACACAAAATCCAGTTCATCCAGTCTGATGCCAATATTGTTCTCAAAGAATTTGTAGACAAT GGTGAAAGCGAAACATTTGATTTTGCATTTGTGGATGCTGATAAAGACAATTACATAAACTACCATGAGAAATTActgaagttggtcaaagttGGAGGAATTATAGCTTACGACAACACCCTTTGGGGTGGAAGCGTAGCAATCTCCGAGGAAGATGAGATGGAGAATTATTTGAGGGTATGGAGACAACCAGTCATAGATTTCAATGATTTCTTGGCTAAGGATTCTCGCATTGAATTGGCTCTTCTTTCTGTCGGAGATGGTCTCACCCTTTGCAAGCGTCTCAAATAA